Proteins from one Aythya fuligula isolate bAytFul2 chromosome 23, bAytFul2.pri, whole genome shotgun sequence genomic window:
- the MARCKSL1 gene encoding MARCKS-related protein has protein sequence MGSQGSKAAKAEGGAPPAGHAAATEPSKANGQENGHLRLNGDMTPKAGGEAAPLNGNGSAEPPQEDSKGEPGAEDAIEPAPAAEGGDAKPEGAAAPKDTPKKKKKFSFKKSFKLSGISFRKNKKEAGDSSASSPTEDQGKAEAKGEEPPSGSGSGTEPSAPPQEGQAEERGNAGPSGAGAAGEGQQEAEPKREDAEAGESKEEEKQQPGDPQGDAAKPEEPSKAAGPEPTAPVAAEQKEE, from the exons ATGGGCAGCCAGGGCTCCAAGGCGGCCAAGGCGGAggggggagcccccccggccGGCCACGCCGCCGCTACCGAGCCCTCTAAAGCCAACGGGCAG GAGAACGGCCACCTGCGGCTCAACGGGGACATGACGCCCAAGGCGGGGGGCGAAGCGGCCCCCCTCAACGGCAACGGCTCGGCCGAGCCCCCCCAGGAGGACAGCAAGGGCGAGCCGGGCGCCGAGGATGCCATCGAGCCGGCCCCCGCAGCCGAAGGTGGGGACGCGAAGCCCGAAGGCGCCGCGGCCCCCAAGGACACCcccaagaagaagaagaagttCTCGTTCAAGAAGTCCTTCAAGCTGAGCGGGATCTCCTTtaggaagaacaagaaagaagcCGGGGACTCCTCCGCGTCCTCTCCCACGGAGGACCAAGGCAAAGCAGAGGCCAAGGGAGAGGAGCCCCCCTCCGGCTCCGGCAGCGGGACGGAGCCCTCGGCCCCCCCCCAGGAGGGGCAGGCGGAGGAGCGGGGCAACGCGGggccgagcggggccggggccgctggCGAGGGGCAGCAGGAAGCCGAGCCCAAGAGGGAGGATGCAGAAGCAGGGGAGagcaaggaggaggagaagcagcagccgGGGGACCCCCAGGGGGATGCAGCCAAACCAGAGGAGCCCTCGAAAGCCGCGGGGCCTGAGCCCACGGCTCCCGTGGCGGCGGAGCAGAAGGAAGAGTAG